Proteins encoded together in one Sylvia atricapilla isolate bSylAtr1 chromosome 2, bSylAtr1.pri, whole genome shotgun sequence window:
- the NAA50 gene encoding N-alpha-acetyltransferase 50 isoform X3, protein MKGRIELGDVTPHNIKQLKRLNQVIFPVSYNDKFYKDVLEVGELAKLAYFNDIAVGAVCCRVDHSQNQKRLYIMTLGCLAPYRRLGIGTKMLNHVLNICEKDGTFDNIYLHVQISNESAIDFYRKFGFEIIETKKNYYKRIEPADAHVLQKNLKAPCLGQNADVQKTDN, encoded by the exons ATGAAGGG CCGGATCGAGCTGGGAGATGTGACGCCACACAACATTAAGCAGCTGAAGAGGCTAAACCAGGTCATTTTTCCTGTCAGCTACAATGACAAGTTCTACAAGGATGTACTGGAGGTTGGCGAGCTTGCCAAACTAG CCTATTTCAATGATATTGCAGTGGGAGCAGTGTGCTGTAGGGTGGATCACTCCCAGAACCAGAAGAGACTGTACATCATGACACTTGGATGCCTGGCACCCTACAGAAGGCTAGGAATAG GAACTAAAATGTTGAATCATGTCTTAAACATCTGTGAAAAAGATGGCACTTTTGACAACATCTATCT GCATGTGCAGATCAGCAACGAATCTGCAATTGACTTCTATAGAAAGTTTGGCTTTGAGATCATCGAGACGAAGAAGAACTACTACAAGAGGATAGAGCCCGCAGATGCTCACGTGCTGCAGAAAAACCTCAAAGCCCCTTGTCTTGGCCAGAACGCAGACGTGCAAAAGACCGACAACTGA
- the NAA50 gene encoding N-alpha-acetyltransferase 50 isoform X2, which translates to MKGSRIELGDVTPHNIKQLKRLNQVIFPVSYNDKFYKDVLEVGELAKLAYFNDIAVGAVCCRVDHSQNQKRLYIMTLGCLAPYRRLGIGTKMLNHVLNICEKDGTFDNIYLHVQISNESAIDFYRKFGFEIIETKKNYYKRIEPADAHVLQKNLKAPCLGQNADVQKTDN; encoded by the exons ATGAAGGG TAGCCGGATCGAGCTGGGAGATGTGACGCCACACAACATTAAGCAGCTGAAGAGGCTAAACCAGGTCATTTTTCCTGTCAGCTACAATGACAAGTTCTACAAGGATGTACTGGAGGTTGGCGAGCTTGCCAAACTAG CCTATTTCAATGATATTGCAGTGGGAGCAGTGTGCTGTAGGGTGGATCACTCCCAGAACCAGAAGAGACTGTACATCATGACACTTGGATGCCTGGCACCCTACAGAAGGCTAGGAATAG GAACTAAAATGTTGAATCATGTCTTAAACATCTGTGAAAAAGATGGCACTTTTGACAACATCTATCT GCATGTGCAGATCAGCAACGAATCTGCAATTGACTTCTATAGAAAGTTTGGCTTTGAGATCATCGAGACGAAGAAGAACTACTACAAGAGGATAGAGCCCGCAGATGCTCACGTGCTGCAGAAAAACCTCAAAGCCCCTTGTCTTGGCCAGAACGCAGACGTGCAAAAGACCGACAACTGA
- the NAA50 gene encoding N-alpha-acetyltransferase 50 isoform X1: MSDVKHVLICSSSRIELGDVTPHNIKQLKRLNQVIFPVSYNDKFYKDVLEVGELAKLAYFNDIAVGAVCCRVDHSQNQKRLYIMTLGCLAPYRRLGIGTKMLNHVLNICEKDGTFDNIYLHVQISNESAIDFYRKFGFEIIETKKNYYKRIEPADAHVLQKNLKAPCLGQNADVQKTDN; encoded by the exons ATGTCAGATGTTAAGCATGTTTTGATTTGTTCCAGTAGCCGGATCGAGCTGGGAGATGTGACGCCACACAACATTAAGCAGCTGAAGAGGCTAAACCAGGTCATTTTTCCTGTCAGCTACAATGACAAGTTCTACAAGGATGTACTGGAGGTTGGCGAGCTTGCCAAACTAG CCTATTTCAATGATATTGCAGTGGGAGCAGTGTGCTGTAGGGTGGATCACTCCCAGAACCAGAAGAGACTGTACATCATGACACTTGGATGCCTGGCACCCTACAGAAGGCTAGGAATAG GAACTAAAATGTTGAATCATGTCTTAAACATCTGTGAAAAAGATGGCACTTTTGACAACATCTATCT GCATGTGCAGATCAGCAACGAATCTGCAATTGACTTCTATAGAAAGTTTGGCTTTGAGATCATCGAGACGAAGAAGAACTACTACAAGAGGATAGAGCCCGCAGATGCTCACGTGCTGCAGAAAAACCTCAAAGCCCCTTGTCTTGGCCAGAACGCAGACGTGCAAAAGACCGACAACTGA